The genomic DNA GCGGTGATGCGCACCTCCGAGTCGAAGAGCTCCGGATGCGCGGTGAAGCGCGCCGACACCTCACGGGCCACGCGCGCCCAGCGGTCATGGTCGAACGGAAAGGCCAGCGGCGGCTGCACCGAGCGCACCGGCTTCTCCTGGGAGAAGGACGGCGGGCGCTTGGGATCCTCCACCGCGTAGACGTTTTCTCCCTTCTTCTTGAGCAGTTGACTGAGCGAGGCCTTGTACTTCTCGTCCGTGGCGAGCCACAGCGCGGTGCGCAGCGCCAGGGGCGAGTCATCCAGGGGGCCGTCCTTGTTGACGACGTAGCTGGAGCCCGGACCACTGCCCAGGTAGTAGGCGTATTCGTCGGGGCCCGAGTTGTCGAACTCGTACGAGCCCACGCGCGTGTCCACGTACAGCTTGCGGTGGTGGTAGGTGTCGTCCAGGAAGAGCGAGCCGTAGCGCGCGACGACGACGGACTGGTCCACGTCCTTGACCTGGTAGCTGATGAAGTACGGGGGCTCGTGGTTCTGCAACTTGAGCTGTTGGTGGTTACGTTGCAGTTCCTCCGCCATCGCGTCCAGCAGGGTCACTCGCGCATCCGGAGGGGGCGCGGCGGCGGTGAGCAGGACGGAGGTGGCGAGCAGCGGGAGGACGGAGCGGTGTCGGATTCGCACGCCCGGGACTCTATCTCAGAGACCCCCTGGGTCGTCCCGGGACGATGCTCGACTGGCGGGGAAGCGGGCCGAAACGGTAGACAGGCGCATGAAAGGAACTCATCCATGAACGACAAGGTCGTGGTCATCACGGGGGCGAGCGGTGGCATTGGCGCCGCCTTCGCGCGGCTGACGGGGAGCAAGGGAAACCGGGTGGTGCTCGCCGCGCGGCGGGAGGTGGAATTGCACCAGGTGGCGGCCCATTCAGGGCCCGAGGCCCTGGTCGTCCCCGCCGATGTCACCCGGCGCGAGGACATCCAGCGGGTCCTGGACGCGGCGCTCGACCGGTTCGGACGGGTGGACGTCTGGGTGAACAACGCCGGGCGAGGCATCAGCAAGCTCGTCTCCGAGCTCACCGACGAGGACTTCGACGAGATGATGCGCGTCAACGTCAAGTCGGCGCTCTACGGCATGCAGGCGGTGCTCCCCCACTTCCAGGAGCGCGGCCAGGGGCACCTCATCAACGTGTCGTCCATGCTGGGACGCGTGCCCTATGTGCCGTTCCGCTCCGCGTACAACGCGGCCAAACACGCGCTCAACGCCCTCACGGCCAACCTGCGCATGGAGGTGCGCGAGCGCTTCCCCCACATCCACGTGTCCACCGTGCTGCCGGGCCCCGTGGCCACCGAGTTCGGCGTGAACGCGCTCGGGGGCGGGCCCGACTCGCGCCGGATGCCCAATGCCCAGACACCCGAGGAGGTCGCCGCCGTCATCCAGGACCTCATCGAGCGGCCTCGCGGCGACGTGTACACCCGGCCCGAGTACCACGGCCAGGTGCTCGCGTATTACGGCTCCGCGGACATGGGCGCCCCCGAGAAGAGCTGAGCGCCCCGGGCCTCACACCCGCTGCGCGTAGAATTCCACGATGAAGGGCGCGTTGACGTTGACGGGAATCTCCTCCCGCTCGGCCTCGCGCACGTAGCGCACGCCCTGCCCTCCCTCCACCACCTGGAGGTAGCCCGGCACCTGGCGATCCTTCATCCGCTCGAAGCACTCCTTCACGATGAGCAGCTCCTTGTGGGTGGACGCGAAGCGCACCTCGCTGCCATTCCTCACCCGGTAGCTGGGGATGTTGACGCGCTCACCGTCCACCTGCAGGTAGCCGTGACGCACGAACTGCCGCGCCTGACGGATGCTCGTCGCCAGGCCCGCGCGCAGCACCACCACGTCCAGCCGGCGCTCGAGCAGTTGCAGCAGCACCGTGCCCGTGTTGCCGGGCGAGCGGCGTGCCTCCAGGAAGGCCTTTCGGCACTGCTTCTCCAACAACCCGTAGAAGAGCTTGAGCTTCTGCTTCTCGCGCAGCCGCTGCCCGTAGTCGCTCACCGAGGGCCGGGCCGTCGCCCCGTGCTGCCCGGGGGGATAGGGCCGGCGCAGCACCGGATCCTTGTCCGGATCCTTCGCGGTGATGTTCGACAGCGCAATCCCCAGCCGACGGCACACCCTGCCGCGAGGTCCCGTATTCCGCGCCACGTCTCGCTCCTCCCACCCGGCGTTGTCGCCAAGTTGAAATTGATAATCAGTATCAATTTCAATTACCTGAAACACCCCTCCTCCGTCAAGGGCCCGGAGGAGCACCATTCACGTGCCCGTGGACGCGGGCAGCAGTGGAGGAAGCGAGAGGTATTCCCCGGGGTCGAAGCGCTCGACGCGGCGCCGGTACGTGAAGGTGAAGCCCGGCCACAGGGCGGAGTTGCGCCCCGTGTCATCGAGGTACCAGCTCGTGCAGCCCCCCTGGTTCCACACGCTCCCGAGGGTGCGCTCATCCACGGCCGCGACGAAGGACGCCTGTGCCTCCGGGCTCGGCTCCACGGCCGCCACTCCCCCCGCGCGCATGAAGTCCAACGCGTTGAGCAGGTGCTCCACCTGCGCCTCGATCATCAGCACCACCGAGGTGTGGCCCAACGACGTGTTGGGACCCAGGAGCATGAAGAGATTGGGGAAGCCCGACACCGTCACCCCGAGGTGCGCCTTGGGGCTTCCGGCGAACACCTCGGCGAGCGAGCGCCCGTCACGTCCGCGGATGCGCCGGGAAGAGGGATGATCCGCCACGACGAAGCCAGTGCCAAGGATGATCGTGTCGACCTCGTGCTCGGACCCCGCCCGCGTGAGGATGGAGCGCGCGCGGATCTCCTGGATGGCGTCGGTGATGAGCTCCACGTTCGGCTGGGTCAGCGACGGCAGGTAGTCGTCCGACACGAGCACGCGCTTGCAGCCTATCTGGTAGTCGGGCGTCAGCCGGGCACGGAGGAGGGGATCCGGCACGCTGCGCTCCAGGTGACGGAGCGAGTGGCGCCGGACCCACCGCATGATCGACGGGTGGCGGAAGGCCAGCAACAAGGACTCATGCTTCGCGAAGAGACCGGCGCGGGCGAGCCATTGCGCCGCGGGCACCCGCTGGAAGAGGCGCCTCGCCCGCGCGGAGATGGCGCGATTGCCCCGGGGGAGGATCCACGGCGGCGTGCGCTGGAAGAGCGACAACCTCGCCACCTCCGGTTGGATCCGCGGCACGAACTGGATCGCCGAAGCACCCGTCCCCACCACCGCCACCCTCCGGCCCGCGAGGGCGTGGGAATGGTCCCAGCGCGCCGAGTGCATGACCTTGCCCTCGAAGGTGTCGAGCCCGGGCAATGGAGGAACCGACGGCTCGCTCAGCCCCCCCATGGCCGAGACGAGGACATCCGCGGTGAAGGCCCCCTTCGACGTCTTCAGCTGCCAGCGCCGCCGCGCGTCGTTCCACTCGGCCTCGAGTAATTCATGCCCGAAGCGCAGGTGGGGCGTGAGGCCGAAGCGCGAGGCACAGTCGCGCAGGTACTCCCAGATCTCCGCCTGAGGGGAGTAATCGTGCGTCCACCGGGGATTCGGGGCGAACGAGAACGAGAAGAGGTGCGATTGCACATCGCACGCGCAGCCTGGATAGGAGTTGTCGCGCCAGACCCCCCCGACCGAGTCCGCGCGCTCCAGGATGAGGAAGTCGTCCACCCCCCGCTGTTTGAGCCGGATGGCGGCGCCCAGTCCTCCGAACCCGCTCCCAACGATGACGACATGAACATGACGCGGCTCCGACACGGGCGACTCCGAGGCTCGGCGGATGCGGCCCATCCGCTCCAGAGCGGTCTATAAGTCGACTCCGGGGGGCATCAAGGTGAAGCCACGAAAAGAAGAAGCCCCGCCATGACGCCTCCTTGAGGAGTCACGACGGGGCCGCTCGCGCGCCCGGACGGCCGTCAGGCCGACCGGGTCTCACGCGGGGTGCATCAGGCCTTGGTGATCTTCTCCCGGCCGGGGCCCACGTTCTTGCAGGCGTTGCGCGTGTCGACGACGACGTGGGAGTGCTTGACCACGTCGCTGTAGTCGATGTTGGAGTGGTCGGTGAGGATGACCACCGCGTCGTAGCTGGCGAGCGTCTCCGGAGAGAGCGGCACGGACTTCATGTTGAAGTGGAAGCCGTGGCCCTCCTCGAGCTTGGGCACGTACGGATCGTGGTAGTCCACCTCGGCGCCCGTGCCCTTGAGCAGGGTGATGACGCGCAGGCTGGGGCTCTCGCGCATGTCGTCGATGTCCTTCTTGTACGCCGCGCCGATGCAGAGCACCTTGGAGCCGTTGAGCGTCTTGCGGTGCTTGTTGAGCGCTTCCATGGTGCGCTGCACCACGTAGTAGGGCATCTGCTGGTTCACCTCACCGGCGAGCTCGATGAACTTGGTGTGGAACTCGAACTCGCGCGCCTTCCACGTGAGGTAGAAGGGATCGATGGGGATGCAGTGCCCACCGAGGCCCGGGCCCGGGGTGAAGGGCATGAAGCCGAAGGGCTTGGTGGAAGCGGCCTGGATGACCTCCCACACGTCGATGTTCATGCGGTCGCAGAGCATCTTCATCTCGTTGACCATGGCGATGTTGACGCAGCGGAAGATGTTCTCCAGCAGCTTGGCGAGCTCCGCCACGCGGGTGCTGGACACGGGCACGGTGTCCTTGAGGGCGCTGGCGTAGAGCGCCTGGGCGACCTCGAGGCACGCGGGCGTGTAGCCGCCGACGATCTTCGGAATCGTCTTGGTGTTGAAGCTCTTGTTGCCCGGGTCCTCGCGCTCGGGGCTGAAGGCCAGGTGGAAGTCCACGCCCGCCTTGAGACCGCCCTTCTCCAGCAGGGGCTTGAGGACCTCGTCCGTGGTGCCCGGGTAGGTGGTGGACTCGAGGATGAAGAGCTGGCCGGGACGCACGTGCGGCGCGAGCGCCTCACCCGTCTTGATGATGTAGCTCATGTCCGGCTCACGCGACGCGGTGAGGGGCGTGGGCACGCAGATGATGATGCAGTCGAGCTCCTTCGCCTTGGCGAAGTCCGTGGTCGCCTTGAGCTTGCCCGCGTCCGTCAGCACCTTGAGCGGCTCGCTCTTGATGTGCTTGATGTAGCTCTGCCCCTTGCCGATGTTCTCCACCTTGCGCGTGTCCACGTCGAGACCCGTCACCGGGTAACCCGCCTCCGCGAAC from Melittangium boletus DSM 14713 includes the following:
- a CDS encoding SDR family NAD(P)-dependent oxidoreductase codes for the protein MNDKVVVITGASGGIGAAFARLTGSKGNRVVLAARREVELHQVAAHSGPEALVVPADVTRREDIQRVLDAALDRFGRVDVWVNNAGRGISKLVSELTDEDFDEMMRVNVKSALYGMQAVLPHFQERGQGHLINVSSMLGRVPYVPFRSAYNAAKHALNALTANLRMEVRERFPHIHVSTVLPGPVATEFGVNALGGGPDSRRMPNAQTPEEVAAVIQDLIERPRGDVYTRPEYHGQVLAYYGSADMGAPEKS
- the rpsD gene encoding 30S ribosomal protein S4: MARNTGPRGRVCRRLGIALSNITAKDPDKDPVLRRPYPPGQHGATARPSVSDYGQRLREKQKLKLFYGLLEKQCRKAFLEARRSPGNTGTVLLQLLERRLDVVVLRAGLATSIRQARQFVRHGYLQVDGERVNIPSYRVRNGSEVRFASTHKELLIVKECFERMKDRQVPGYLQVVEGGQGVRYVREAEREEIPVNVNAPFIVEFYAQRV
- a CDS encoding flavin-containing monooxygenase; protein product: MGRIRRASESPVSEPRHVHVVIVGSGFGGLGAAIRLKQRGVDDFLILERADSVGGVWRDNSYPGCACDVQSHLFSFSFAPNPRWTHDYSPQAEIWEYLRDCASRFGLTPHLRFGHELLEAEWNDARRRWQLKTSKGAFTADVLVSAMGGLSEPSVPPLPGLDTFEGKVMHSARWDHSHALAGRRVAVVGTGASAIQFVPRIQPEVARLSLFQRTPPWILPRGNRAISARARRLFQRVPAAQWLARAGLFAKHESLLLAFRHPSIMRWVRRHSLRHLERSVPDPLLRARLTPDYQIGCKRVLVSDDYLPSLTQPNVELITDAIQEIRARSILTRAGSEHEVDTIILGTGFVVADHPSSRRIRGRDGRSLAEVFAGSPKAHLGVTVSGFPNLFMLLGPNTSLGHTSVVLMIEAQVEHLLNALDFMRAGGVAAVEPSPEAQASFVAAVDERTLGSVWNQGGCTSWYLDDTGRNSALWPGFTFTYRRRVERFDPGEYLSLPPLLPASTGT
- a CDS encoding nucleotide sugar dehydrogenase, giving the protein MRVMVSPLLTRIRQREAKVGVVGMGYVGLPLGMAFAEAGYPVTGLDVDTRKVENIGKGQSYIKHIKSEPLKVLTDAGKLKATTDFAKAKELDCIIICVPTPLTASREPDMSYIIKTGEALAPHVRPGQLFILESTTYPGTTDEVLKPLLEKGGLKAGVDFHLAFSPEREDPGNKSFNTKTIPKIVGGYTPACLEVAQALYASALKDTVPVSSTRVAELAKLLENIFRCVNIAMVNEMKMLCDRMNIDVWEVIQAASTKPFGFMPFTPGPGLGGHCIPIDPFYLTWKAREFEFHTKFIELAGEVNQQMPYYVVQRTMEALNKHRKTLNGSKVLCIGAAYKKDIDDMRESPSLRVITLLKGTGAEVDYHDPYVPKLEEGHGFHFNMKSVPLSPETLASYDAVVILTDHSNIDYSDVVKHSHVVVDTRNACKNVGPGREKITKA